A part of Streptomyces sp. DSM 40750 genomic DNA contains:
- a CDS encoding DUF6480 family protein, producing the protein MTTPDPDPRRTPGVEPGGGVSPGETPPAEGGTYGISHPEPPELRKGWGPMPLTLIMVVVALIAIGLLGMAVVLIV; encoded by the coding sequence ATGACGACTCCTGATCCCGACCCGCGGCGAACCCCGGGAGTCGAACCGGGCGGCGGTGTGTCACCCGGCGAGACGCCACCCGCCGAAGGGGGCACTTACGGCATCTCGCATCCGGAGCCGCCCGAACTGCGCAAGGGATGGGGGCCGATGCCCCTCACCCTGATCATGGTCGTGGTGGCGTTGATAGCGATCGGGCTCCTCGGCATGGCGGTGGTCCTGATCGTGTGA
- a CDS encoding TetR/AcrR family transcriptional regulator yields the protein MSTSAPPRNRFERRRAETRQALVRAARRILAETGDTSASIQAIAERADVGFGSFYNHFESKAELFDAAVLDALEELGQTFDDHLEGIDDPAELVAAGFRLSARLADSQPELMQILRHRGLGHIHSGLGLAPRALRDLEVGAASGRFTIADPTAALTALGGSLLALLELRFARPDLDGDEAASNLAELLLRMLGLSSDDARDVARRPLPDLGRRDASAG from the coding sequence ATGTCGACGTCAGCCCCGCCTCGCAACCGCTTCGAACGACGCCGTGCCGAGACCCGCCAGGCACTCGTTCGCGCGGCCCGGCGGATCCTCGCCGAGACCGGCGACACCAGCGCCAGCATCCAGGCGATCGCGGAGCGCGCGGACGTCGGCTTCGGCTCCTTCTACAACCACTTCGAATCGAAGGCGGAGCTGTTCGACGCGGCGGTGCTCGACGCCCTCGAAGAGCTCGGCCAGACCTTCGACGATCACCTGGAAGGCATCGACGACCCCGCGGAACTCGTCGCGGCGGGCTTCCGGCTCAGCGCACGCCTGGCCGACTCGCAGCCCGAGCTGATGCAGATCCTGCGTCACCGCGGACTCGGTCACATCCACTCCGGCCTGGGGCTGGCCCCACGCGCCCTGCGAGATCTGGAGGTCGGCGCCGCCTCCGGCCGGTTCACCATCGCCGATCCGACGGCCGCCCTGACCGCCCTCGGCGGCTCCTTGCTGGCGCTGCTGGAACTGCGGTTCGCCCGGCCGGACCTCGACGGCGACGAGGCCGCCTCGAACCTCGCCGAGCTGCTGCTGCGCATGCTGGGCCTGTCGTCGGACGACGCCCGTGACGTGGCCCGGCGCCCGCTGCCCGACCTCGGCCGACGAGACGCGAGCGCCGGCTGA
- a CDS encoding DoxX family protein: MRAAQITAVVLALVFLPLGVAELAAVPAMRQAAAHLDMSTGLYRVVGALEVAGAAGLLLGLASFPLAAAAATELAVLMTGAAVVHLRHGDPPVRALTAAVLALAAVAYAGLSAAA, from the coding sequence ATGAGAGCGGCACAGATCACCGCCGTAGTACTGGCGCTGGTCTTCCTCCCCCTGGGTGTGGCCGAGCTCGCCGCCGTACCGGCCATGCGCCAGGCGGCAGCCCACCTCGACATGTCCACGGGCCTGTACCGCGTCGTCGGCGCGCTGGAGGTCGCCGGGGCCGCCGGGCTGCTGCTGGGCCTGGCCTCGTTCCCCCTCGCCGCGGCCGCCGCGACAGAATTGGCCGTGCTGATGACCGGGGCCGCCGTGGTTCACCTGCGCCACGGCGACCCTCCGGTACGGGCCCTGACCGCGGCCGTCCTCGCCCTGGCGGCGGTGGCGTACGCCGGACTGTCGGCAGCCGCCTGA
- a CDS encoding serine/threonine-protein kinase, with the protein MREHVMSEDGDDQTATRSQRGSQRLIAGRYLLHDVLGRGGMGTVWRAHDQLLDRPVAAKELHVLTHGDEEHRIRMRRAIREARAVARVPHAHVVGVHDLVESEDRLWIVMELVEGPSLAHRVAETGPLTPQHTAALGLQMLDALEAVHAAGTLHRDVKPANVLLRRDGNAVLTDFGIAALDDGEFLTSTGQLVGSLEYMAPERVTGSETGPASDLWSLGATLATICGGQPPFRRPGAPATLHAVAYEEPVLSERLGPLRPVVEALLRKSPDERPSAAGARSALRRVAAGEPDAGPLPSATVRATRPTPATADAATVTSGHERLVPAGETVPTAGHSTSPAPHQPSRSAGPKGLWWALAGTAVLAAGTGGGLFLTGVLPFKEEPTTTTVSQVVQSATGWQPVTGLSVQRGDRVTVRFVSGEWTADHRNMPMTGPAGYDAATDTLLDGAKDCKVKPAAPFGTLLAVLAGDKKFPVHSVGRKLTFKAAGDGTLQLGMNDAAGACSEDNRGTLTVKVVVRHQS; encoded by the coding sequence GTGAGAGAGCACGTGATGTCCGAAGACGGCGATGACCAGACGGCGACACGTTCGCAGCGCGGCTCGCAGCGGCTGATCGCCGGTCGGTATCTGCTCCACGACGTTCTCGGCCGAGGCGGCATGGGCACGGTCTGGCGCGCCCACGACCAACTGCTGGACCGCCCGGTCGCCGCCAAGGAACTGCATGTCCTCACCCACGGCGACGAGGAGCACCGCATACGGATGCGCCGGGCGATCCGTGAGGCACGCGCGGTCGCCCGGGTGCCGCACGCGCACGTGGTCGGCGTGCATGACCTGGTCGAGTCGGAGGACCGGCTGTGGATCGTCATGGAACTCGTCGAGGGGCCCTCGCTGGCCCACCGTGTCGCCGAGACCGGACCGCTCACCCCGCAGCACACGGCCGCCCTCGGGCTGCAGATGCTCGACGCGCTGGAGGCCGTGCACGCGGCCGGCACCCTGCACCGCGACGTCAAGCCCGCCAACGTCCTGCTGCGCCGTGACGGCAACGCCGTCCTCACCGACTTCGGCATCGCGGCCCTGGACGACGGCGAGTTCCTGACCAGTACCGGCCAGCTGGTCGGCTCCCTCGAGTACATGGCGCCCGAGCGGGTGACGGGCTCGGAGACCGGCCCGGCCTCCGACCTGTGGTCACTGGGCGCCACCCTCGCCACGATCTGCGGCGGCCAGCCCCCCTTCCGCAGGCCGGGAGCGCCCGCGACGCTGCACGCGGTGGCGTACGAGGAGCCCGTCCTGTCGGAGCGGCTCGGCCCGCTGCGGCCGGTCGTCGAGGCGCTGCTGCGCAAGTCCCCGGACGAGCGTCCGTCGGCGGCCGGTGCGCGTTCCGCGCTGCGGCGCGTCGCGGCGGGTGAGCCGGACGCCGGGCCGCTGCCCTCGGCGACCGTGCGCGCGACGCGGCCCACGCCCGCAACGGCCGACGCGGCCACCGTGACCAGCGGTCACGAGCGGCTCGTGCCGGCCGGGGAGACCGTACCGACGGCGGGGCACAGCACGTCCCCCGCACCTCACCAGCCGTCCCGCTCGGCGGGGCCGAAGGGGCTGTGGTGGGCGTTGGCCGGTACCGCGGTACTGGCGGCGGGTACGGGAGGGGGCCTGTTCCTCACCGGGGTGCTGCCGTTCAAGGAGGAGCCGACCACGACGACCGTCAGTCAGGTCGTCCAGTCGGCGACCGGCTGGCAGCCGGTGACCGGGCTGTCCGTCCAGCGGGGAGACCGGGTCACCGTGCGCTTCGTCTCGGGAGAATGGACGGCCGACCACCGGAACATGCCCATGACCGGGCCGGCCGGCTACGACGCGGCCACCGACACGCTGTTGGACGGCGCCAAGGACTGCAAGGTCAAGCCCGCGGCACCGTTCGGCACCCTGCTGGCGGTCCTCGCGGGCGACAAGAAGTTCCCCGTCCACTCCGTCGGACGGAAGTTGACCTTCAAGGCGGCCGGCGACGGCACTCTGCAGCTCGGCATGAACGACGCCGCAGGGGCCTGTTCCGAGGACAACAGGGGCACGCTGACCGTGAAGGTGGTCGTCCGGCACCAAAGCTGA
- a CDS encoding CBS domain-containing protein yields the protein MTQHVSDVMTSAPVTVEPQTSVAVVARMMRDEDIGAVLVTEGERLRGLVSDRDLVVRAVAEGGDPNRTTVAEACSDDLVTVGPDDDVRRAVELMREHSVRRVPVVDEGQHPVGIVSIGDLAIERDPESALGDISAAKPNK from the coding sequence ATGACTCAGCATGTGAGCGACGTCATGACGAGTGCCCCGGTGACCGTCGAGCCGCAGACGTCGGTGGCGGTCGTGGCCCGGATGATGCGGGACGAGGACATCGGTGCCGTTCTGGTCACCGAGGGCGAGCGGCTGCGGGGGCTGGTCAGTGACCGCGATCTGGTGGTGCGAGCGGTGGCCGAGGGCGGCGACCCGAACCGTACGACCGTGGCGGAAGCGTGCAGCGACGATCTCGTCACGGTGGGGCCCGACGACGATGTGCGCCGTGCGGTGGAGCTGATGCGTGAGCATTCGGTCCGCCGTGTGCCGGTCGTCGACGAAGGGCAGCACCCGGTGGGCATCGTCTCCATCGGCGACCTGGCCATCGAGCGCGACCCCGAGTCGGCTCTCGGCGACATCAGCGCCGCGAAGCCCAACAAGTAA
- a CDS encoding SDR family oxidoreductase produces the protein MEPHDAAPGPDTAPVALITGSDSGIGRATAVRLAESGMDIGVTWHRDQEGARRTADEVRRTGRRAEIEQLDLTRLPEAADVIDLLAERLGRIDVLVNNAGTGTMTPFLDLDLSTVREVVDVDLVGPFLCAQRAARHMIAQGDGGRIVNVTSVHEHQPRVGAAPYCAAKGGLGLLTQVMALELAEHGITVNSVAPGEIATPMTGQEDTDVTTERRPGVPLGRPGDAREVAAVIAFLAGEDASYVTGASWVVDGGMLRMGPQAGSHLPDDGWRRP, from the coding sequence ATGGAACCGCACGATGCCGCCCCAGGCCCTGACACCGCCCCCGTGGCCCTGATCACCGGATCCGACTCCGGGATCGGCCGCGCGACCGCGGTCCGGCTGGCCGAGTCCGGTATGGACATCGGCGTCACCTGGCATCGCGATCAGGAAGGCGCACGGCGGACGGCGGACGAGGTACGCCGGACCGGGCGCCGCGCCGAGATAGAGCAGTTGGACCTCACCCGGCTTCCGGAGGCCGCGGACGTCATCGACCTGCTGGCCGAGCGGCTCGGCAGGATCGACGTGCTGGTCAACAACGCGGGGACCGGCACCATGACGCCCTTCCTCGACCTGGATCTCAGCACCGTCCGCGAGGTCGTGGATGTGGATCTGGTGGGGCCCTTCCTGTGTGCTCAGCGCGCCGCCCGTCACATGATCGCCCAGGGCGACGGCGGCCGGATCGTCAACGTGACCAGTGTCCATGAGCATCAGCCGCGGGTGGGCGCGGCGCCGTACTGCGCGGCGAAGGGCGGCCTCGGGCTGCTCACCCAGGTCATGGCGCTGGAACTGGCCGAGCACGGGATCACCGTCAACTCCGTCGCTCCCGGAGAGATCGCCACCCCGATGACCGGCCAGGAGGACACCGACGTCACCACCGAACGGCGGCCCGGTGTACCACTGGGCCGTCCGGGCGATGCCCGTGAGGTCGCGGCCGTGATCGCCTTCCTCGCCGGGGAGGACGCCTCGTATGTCACGGGCGCCTCGTGGGTGGTGGACGGAGGGATGCTGCGGATGGGCCCGCAGGCCGGCAGCCATCTCCCCGATGACGGCTGGCGGCGCCCTTGA
- a CDS encoding phosphatase PAP2 family protein — protein sequence MASALRERDRRLARRLIAWGPPWLRRIGRAVEEAAEHTKLWWAAAGTMAVAGGRRGRRAAAAGVAAMAAAEVLSNGVVKRLYQRRRPPREWVPPEDLPDRPDSSSFPSGHTAAAVAFSGAVAPAWPAVGAVCGAAGVLVGAQRLHSGAHYPADVAVGGAIGLAGVALVRAAPRLLRRGAL from the coding sequence GTGGCGAGTGCTCTGCGCGAGAGGGACCGTCGTCTGGCCAGACGGCTGATCGCGTGGGGTCCGCCCTGGTTGCGGCGGATCGGGAGGGCGGTGGAGGAGGCGGCCGAGCACACCAAGCTGTGGTGGGCGGCGGCCGGGACGATGGCCGTTGCCGGCGGCCGGCGTGGCCGGAGGGCCGCCGCCGCCGGAGTGGCCGCGATGGCCGCGGCCGAGGTGCTGTCCAACGGGGTCGTCAAGCGGTTGTACCAGCGGCGTCGCCCGCCGAGGGAGTGGGTGCCGCCGGAAGACCTCCCGGACCGCCCGGACAGTTCCTCCTTCCCCTCCGGGCACACCGCCGCGGCCGTCGCCTTCTCCGGGGCGGTCGCGCCGGCATGGCCGGCCGTCGGTGCCGTATGCGGGGCCGCCGGGGTGCTGGTGGGGGCGCAGCGGTTGCACAGCGGGGCGCACTACCCGGCCGACGTGGCCGTCGGGGGCGCGATCGGGCTCGCCGGGGTGGCCCTGGTACGGGCCGCGCCGCGACTCCTTCGGCGAGGAGCGCTCTGA
- a CDS encoding DMT family transporter, giving the protein MGTGSVGMGSLCVLLASVLWGTTGTAATFAPAVGPLAIGAAAMGLGGLLQALIATRRIAREVSGLRAQRGVVVLGALSVGAYPLAFYSSMHLAGVAAGTVVSIGSAPLASAVIERVVDKRRLTRRWTTGAALGLSGTVLLCMAEAAQAHDAPGSRSAQTIVLGVALGLVAGFTYALYSWAAHRLISHGVTSGAAMGTVFGLGGLLLLPVLLATGAPLLDSWSNAAVGAYMALVPMFLGYLLFGWGLAHVPASTATTLSLLEPAVAAVLAVLVVGERLPPLGWFGIALVVGCLAVLTAPTRTTAPTRPGSGLPDVTSHRRHGPTRSRTGRAGGT; this is encoded by the coding sequence ATGGGCACGGGATCGGTGGGCATGGGCTCGCTGTGCGTGCTCCTGGCGTCGGTGCTGTGGGGCACCACGGGCACCGCCGCGACCTTCGCCCCAGCCGTGGGACCCCTGGCGATCGGGGCCGCCGCCATGGGCCTGGGCGGACTCCTTCAAGCCCTCATAGCCACCCGCCGGATCGCCCGGGAAGTATCCGGGCTGCGCGCGCAGCGCGGTGTGGTCGTGCTCGGCGCGCTGTCGGTGGGGGCCTACCCCCTGGCGTTCTACAGCTCCATGCACCTGGCCGGGGTCGCCGCCGGAACCGTGGTGTCGATCGGCTCGGCCCCGCTCGCCTCGGCCGTGATCGAGCGTGTGGTGGACAAGCGCCGCCTCACACGCCGCTGGACGACCGGCGCCGCCCTGGGCCTGTCCGGAACGGTGCTGCTGTGCATGGCCGAAGCGGCCCAGGCGCACGACGCCCCCGGGTCCCGCTCCGCACAGACGATCGTGCTCGGCGTGGCGCTGGGCCTGGTGGCCGGCTTCACCTACGCCCTGTACTCCTGGGCGGCCCACCGCCTGATCAGCCACGGCGTCACCTCCGGCGCGGCCATGGGCACCGTCTTCGGGCTGGGCGGTCTGCTGCTCCTGCCCGTGCTGCTGGCCACCGGCGCCCCGCTCCTCGACTCCTGGTCCAACGCGGCCGTCGGCGCCTACATGGCCCTCGTACCCATGTTCCTCGGCTACCTCCTGTTCGGCTGGGGCCTGGCGCACGTCCCGGCGAGCACCGCTACCACGCTCTCGCTCCTGGAGCCCGCCGTCGCGGCCGTGCTCGCCGTCCTCGTCGTCGGTGAACGCCTGCCCCCGCTCGGCTGGTTCGGCATCGCCCTGGTCGTCGGCTGCCTCGCCGTTCTCACCGCGCCGACCCGCACCACGGCCCCGACGCGGCCAGGGTCCGGGCTCCCTGACGTCACCTCCCATCGGCGCCACGGCCCGACACGGAGCCGTACTGGCCGCGCAGGCGGAACTTGA
- a CDS encoding TetR/AcrR family transcriptional regulator: protein MTDTPTPAARPSKRQGSARARLLAAAARRFYADGVSATGIDTITAEAGVAKMSLYNNFSSKADLVMAYLDARHEEWLGLYRRRLEEIQQVQGVQHGRGGVLAVFDAYADHAASAYEHGFRGCGLLNAAAELPAGHEGRDMVRRHKEEVESLLAGHLEELLPDRPEEARAVAEHLSFLLEGAMARAGLEGAGTRLEHARTMAANLLDRL from the coding sequence ATGACCGACACCCCCACTCCGGCAGCGCGCCCCAGCAAGAGGCAGGGAAGCGCACGCGCCCGGCTGCTCGCCGCCGCCGCGCGACGCTTCTACGCGGACGGTGTGTCGGCGACGGGCATCGACACGATCACCGCCGAGGCGGGCGTGGCGAAGATGAGCCTGTACAACAACTTCTCCTCCAAGGCCGACCTGGTGATGGCCTACCTCGATGCGCGACACGAGGAGTGGCTGGGCCTGTACCGGCGACGGCTGGAAGAAATCCAGCAGGTCCAGGGCGTCCAGCACGGTCGCGGCGGCGTACTGGCCGTCTTCGACGCGTACGCCGATCACGCCGCCTCCGCCTACGAGCACGGCTTTCGCGGCTGCGGACTGCTGAACGCGGCCGCCGAACTGCCCGCCGGGCACGAGGGGCGGGACATGGTGCGCCGGCACAAGGAGGAAGTCGAGTCCCTGCTCGCCGGGCACCTCGAGGAACTGCTGCCCGACCGGCCGGAGGAGGCCCGCGCGGTGGCGGAGCATCTGTCGTTCCTGCTGGAAGGAGCGATGGCACGGGCGGGCCTGGAGGGGGCGGGGACGCGTCTGGAGCATGCGCGCACCATGGCGGCGAATCTGCTGGACCGACTGTGA
- a CDS encoding MFS transporter has product MKGRTAFADPSRKAIRAGAIGNLIEYYDATIYSLLAPVFAQQFFPVENKAFALLYTYGLVVGVAFVVRPAAAMLLSPYGDRRGRRKLLSLSLFLMGSGLLIIGLSPTYRSIGVFAPICLVVGRAVQNVSNSGEFQAASTFIVEHAPADRRATTGAVQYMTAGLGILSATLVATTLTTVFPKEVVADWGWRIPFLIGAALCLYGFRLRRTVPESPLFTTLQSTGQVERKPLRTAVKRYPRSLLLVMVIQFSQVTYFTWQVFLPTYAHLVGGFPLTTGLALNCVALAAFVLVLPLVGMVSDRKTGRRPLIIAEALGFAVLAYPMLRLLQHPTPLTYLLVAVAGNVLLALTYGNVAAVFCELFPTGVRTSGVGLAYNVAVTVFGGSAPIIATWTIGHGHPLALAYYVFALESAAAIIFLALLPETRGTRLETT; this is encoded by the coding sequence GTGAAAGGCCGGACCGCCTTCGCCGACCCGTCCCGCAAGGCGATCAGGGCGGGGGCGATCGGCAACCTCATCGAGTACTACGACGCGACGATCTACTCCCTGCTCGCACCGGTCTTCGCCCAGCAGTTCTTCCCCGTGGAGAACAAGGCGTTCGCGCTGCTCTACACCTACGGTCTCGTCGTGGGCGTCGCCTTCGTCGTGCGCCCCGCGGCCGCGATGCTGCTGTCGCCCTACGGGGACCGGCGGGGCCGTCGCAAGCTGCTCTCGCTCAGCCTGTTCCTCATGGGATCGGGGCTGCTGATCATCGGCCTGTCGCCCACCTACCGCAGTATCGGTGTGTTCGCGCCCATCTGTCTCGTCGTCGGGCGGGCCGTGCAGAACGTCTCCAACTCCGGCGAATTCCAGGCGGCCTCCACATTCATCGTCGAGCACGCGCCGGCCGACCGCCGGGCGACGACCGGCGCCGTCCAGTACATGACCGCCGGTCTCGGAATCCTGTCCGCCACGCTGGTGGCGACCACGCTCACCACCGTCTTCCCGAAGGAGGTGGTGGCCGACTGGGGATGGCGTATCCCGTTCCTGATCGGGGCGGCACTCTGTCTCTACGGCTTCCGCCTGCGGCGCACGGTTCCGGAGAGCCCGCTCTTCACCACACTGCAGTCCACCGGCCAGGTCGAGCGAAAGCCGCTGCGGACGGCCGTGAAACGGTACCCGCGAAGCCTTCTCCTGGTGATGGTGATTCAGTTCAGCCAAGTCACGTACTTCACCTGGCAGGTCTTCCTGCCCACCTACGCACACCTGGTCGGGGGGTTCCCGCTGACGACCGGTCTGGCCCTGAACTGCGTCGCTCTCGCGGCCTTCGTACTCGTGCTGCCCCTGGTCGGCATGGTCTCGGACCGGAAGACCGGCCGACGTCCGCTGATCATCGCCGAAGCCCTGGGCTTCGCGGTCCTCGCATACCCGATGCTGCGCCTGTTGCAGCATCCGACCCCGCTCACCTACCTGCTGGTGGCGGTGGCCGGCAATGTGCTGCTCGCTCTCACCTACGGCAACGTCGCCGCGGTGTTCTGCGAGCTGTTCCCCACGGGGGTACGGACCTCCGGCGTCGGCCTGGCCTACAACGTCGCCGTCACGGTCTTCGGCGGCAGCGCGCCCATCATCGCCACCTGGACCATCGGCCACGGCCATCCACTCGCTCTCGCGTACTACGTCTTCGCGCTGGAATCGGCGGCTGCGATCATTTTTCTCGCCCTGCTGCCGGAGACCCGTGGGACGAGACTCGAGACCACGTGA
- a CDS encoding type I 3-dehydroquinate dehydratase yields the protein MRQGGRRAQLVAVLTSPDDLDHDPLSGVDPLADGLEVRADLVGDPETRWLRRNFTGSLTYCLRSHRHGGRHQGRSGERQARLVHAADQYDMVDLEWPDDLTPDVLARIPPHRRRISWHGGETGLDGLLRLFDTMAAVPAALYLLSVSPGTEGSTSAPMFLSALDRPDVTAFASGPAGIWTRILAPWLGAPVAFGHVGAEGPDGMPSLRQLVVDYGLPALPRLDRLYGIAGVSPGRSLSPRLHNTALRTLGLRALYLPFPSRSLSHLLHTTASLGTHAGLPLRGLTVTAPHKEDALALADTASRAARGAAAANVLSLENGRRHADTTDPAGVLDSLTAAGIDPAGRSTAVVGCGGAGRAVALALRQAGARVTMVNRSRDRGLRAAALMGLPFVPLPVFSARGHSLLVHATPLADRPPFRLTTADPGAVVLELVYREEPTALMTEARAHGLPAIDGRSVLFIEVREQFRLLTGHPMPADTVRALPQDASEYSTALCPAKVIPS from the coding sequence ATGAGACAGGGTGGGCGACGGGCACAGCTGGTGGCCGTCCTGACCTCTCCCGACGACCTCGATCACGACCCGCTGAGCGGTGTCGATCCCCTCGCCGACGGGCTGGAGGTCCGTGCCGACCTGGTGGGTGATCCGGAAACGAGGTGGCTGCGGCGGAACTTCACCGGCTCGCTGACGTACTGCCTGCGCAGTCACCGGCACGGCGGTCGTCACCAAGGACGGTCCGGCGAGCGGCAGGCCAGGCTGGTGCACGCCGCCGACCAGTACGACATGGTTGATCTCGAGTGGCCCGACGACCTGACGCCCGACGTGCTGGCCCGCATTCCGCCCCACCGACGACGGATCTCCTGGCACGGCGGGGAGACCGGGCTCGACGGGTTGCTCCGGCTCTTCGACACGATGGCGGCCGTCCCCGCGGCGCTGTACCTGTTGTCGGTAAGTCCCGGCACCGAAGGCAGCACGTCGGCGCCGATGTTCCTCAGTGCCCTGGATCGGCCCGACGTGACGGCTTTCGCCTCCGGCCCGGCCGGGATCTGGACCCGGATCCTGGCTCCGTGGCTCGGTGCACCCGTGGCCTTCGGTCACGTCGGCGCCGAAGGACCGGACGGGATGCCGAGCCTGCGTCAGCTCGTCGTGGACTACGGGCTGCCGGCGCTGCCTCGACTGGACCGTCTCTACGGCATCGCCGGTGTGTCTCCCGGCCGCTCGCTCTCTCCCCGCCTGCACAACACAGCCCTGCGCACGCTGGGCCTGCGGGCGCTCTACCTCCCGTTTCCGAGCCGCTCACTGTCCCACCTCCTGCACACGACGGCCTCCCTGGGGACACACGCGGGGCTTCCGCTGCGCGGCCTCACGGTGACGGCGCCGCACAAGGAGGATGCACTGGCCCTGGCCGACACGGCCTCCCGGGCCGCGCGGGGCGCGGCCGCGGCAAACGTACTGTCGCTGGAGAACGGTCGCCGGCACGCCGACACCACCGACCCGGCAGGCGTGCTCGACTCGCTGACCGCGGCCGGCATCGATCCGGCCGGACGCAGTACAGCCGTCGTGGGATGCGGGGGCGCGGGACGGGCCGTCGCCCTGGCGCTGCGTCAGGCCGGTGCCCGGGTGACCATGGTGAACCGGAGCCGGGACCGGGGCCTGCGGGCCGCCGCCCTGATGGGCCTGCCCTTCGTGCCCCTCCCCGTGTTCTCCGCCCGCGGACACTCACTGCTGGTGCACGCCACCCCGCTGGCCGACCGCCCTCCGTTCCGGCTCACCACCGCCGATCCCGGAGCCGTCGTACTGGAACTCGTCTACCGGGAGGAGCCGACCGCGCTGATGACCGAGGCCCGCGCCCACGGGCTGCCCGCCATCGACGGCCGGTCGGTGCTGTTCATAGAGGTACGAGAGCAATTCAGGCTGCTGACCGGACACCCGATGCCGGCAGACACCGTCCGTGCCCTCCCGCAGGACGCCTCGGAGTACAGCACCGCGCTCTGCCCCGCGAAGGTGATCCCGTCCTAG
- a CDS encoding SRPBCC family protein: MSTVKEAVDVEVPVHTAYNQWTQFEEFPKFMEGVEEVRQLDDRHNHWTTKIGGVRREFDTEIVDQMPDDRITWRVIEGEPRQRGSVRFERLDDTHTRVELTMDVEPSGMAEKGADKLGLIDRRVKGDLHRFKDYIEGRGGETGAWRGRVRPEDPGSAF; this comes from the coding sequence ATGAGCACGGTGAAGGAAGCGGTGGACGTCGAGGTACCCGTGCACACCGCCTACAACCAGTGGACGCAGTTCGAGGAGTTCCCGAAGTTCATGGAGGGCGTCGAGGAGGTGCGGCAGCTCGACGACCGGCACAACCACTGGACCACCAAGATCGGCGGGGTGCGGCGCGAGTTCGACACCGAGATCGTCGACCAGATGCCGGACGACCGGATCACCTGGCGGGTCATCGAGGGCGAACCCCGGCAGCGGGGATCGGTCAGGTTCGAGCGGCTGGACGACACGCACACCAGGGTGGAGCTCACGATGGACGTCGAGCCCTCCGGGATGGCCGAGAAGGGCGCGGACAAGCTCGGCTTGATCGACCGCCGGGTCAAGGGCGATCTGCACCGCTTCAAGGACTACATCGAAGGACGTGGAGGAGAGACGGGCGCCTGGCGTGGACGTGTGCGGCCCGAGGATCCCGGTTCGGCCTTCTGA
- a CDS encoding YihY/virulence factor BrkB family protein, protein MVRTLKPHKRHGKDIAADRENGSENGSENGQAPAADGPDEQVGRRAPGSPTELPRRSWVSVLKGTLKEFKRDELTDRAAALTYYSILALFPALLALVSLLGVIGRSATQQVLDNIQTLAPGAARDVLTNAVQQMQGNAGLGSIMAIVGLALAVWSASGYVAAFIRSANAVYDVPEGRPVWKVLPVRVGVTVVLMVMAVISALIVVFTGGLAREVGTALGVGDTALTVWSIAKWPVLVLLVTIMIAVLYWATPNAKVRGFRWITPGSLLALLIWMIASAGFAFYVANFGSYNKTYGTLAGVIIFLVWLWITNLAILLGLEFDAELARQRAIAGGHPPDEEPYVEPRDTRKWDDEDRRRLGP, encoded by the coding sequence ATGGTACGGACATTGAAGCCGCACAAGCGGCACGGCAAGGACATCGCGGCCGATCGCGAGAACGGGAGCGAGAACGGGAGCGAGAACGGGCAGGCTCCGGCCGCTGACGGGCCGGACGAGCAGGTGGGGCGGCGGGCGCCGGGCAGTCCTACGGAGCTGCCGAGGCGCTCCTGGGTGTCGGTGCTGAAAGGCACCCTGAAGGAGTTCAAGAGGGACGAGCTGACCGACCGGGCCGCCGCTTTGACCTACTACTCGATCCTGGCGCTGTTCCCGGCTCTGTTGGCGCTCGTGTCGCTGCTGGGGGTCATTGGCCGGTCGGCGACGCAGCAGGTGCTGGACAACATCCAGACCCTCGCCCCCGGCGCGGCGCGAGACGTCCTCACCAACGCGGTCCAGCAGATGCAGGGCAACGCCGGGCTCGGTTCGATCATGGCGATCGTGGGTCTGGCGCTCGCGGTGTGGTCGGCCTCCGGCTACGTCGCCGCGTTCATCAGGAGCGCGAACGCGGTGTACGACGTCCCCGAGGGCCGCCCGGTGTGGAAAGTGCTGCCGGTCCGGGTCGGCGTGACGGTCGTGCTGATGGTCATGGCCGTGATCAGCGCGCTGATCGTGGTGTTCACCGGTGGCCTCGCACGGGAGGTGGGCACCGCGCTCGGCGTCGGGGACACGGCACTCACCGTGTGGTCGATCGCGAAGTGGCCCGTGCTGGTGCTCCTGGTCACCATCATGATCGCGGTTCTGTACTGGGCCACACCGAACGCGAAGGTCCGCGGCTTCCGCTGGATCACACCGGGCAGTCTCCTCGCCCTGCTGATCTGGATGATCGCTTCGGCCGGTTTCGCGTTCTACGTGGCGAACTTCGGCTCGTACAACAAGACCTACGGCACACTCGCCGGCGTGATCATTTTCCTGGTGTGGCTGTGGATCACGAACCTGGCGATCCTGCTGGGCCTGGAGTTCGACGCGGAGCTGGCGCGCCAGCGCGCCATCGCGGGTGGCCATCCGCCGGACGAGGAGCCGTACGTCGAACCGCGTGACACCCGGAAGTGGGACGACGAGGACCGTCGCCGCCTCGGACCTTGA